One Nesterenkonia populi DNA window includes the following coding sequences:
- a CDS encoding TetR/AcrR family transcriptional regulator encodes MTQSNERLRDAERTRAEVLSVATEVFADMGYSGARVDEIAQRTRTTKRMIYYYFGGKEQLYLAALENAYRGIRRAEQQLDVGGLPPADALRRLAHLTFDHHLEHVEFVRLVAIENIHRGESIRAIDAVQDMGKPAVSLLDRIIAQGQQQGVLRPEVTALDTHLLISSYCVFQIANQYTFSHLFDPEFTSPERREQMRTLIGDAVLAWARAA; translated from the coding sequence ATGACTCAGAGCAACGAACGGCTGAGAGACGCCGAGCGGACACGGGCAGAGGTGCTCTCCGTGGCGACCGAAGTCTTCGCAGACATGGGGTACTCCGGGGCCCGCGTCGACGAGATCGCCCAGCGCACGCGCACCACCAAGCGCATGATCTACTACTACTTCGGCGGCAAGGAGCAGCTGTACCTGGCCGCTCTGGAGAATGCCTACCGCGGCATCCGCCGGGCCGAGCAGCAGCTGGACGTGGGAGGGCTCCCGCCCGCCGACGCCCTACGACGACTCGCCCACCTGACTTTCGACCACCATCTGGAGCACGTGGAGTTCGTGCGGCTGGTCGCGATCGAGAACATCCATCGCGGTGAGTCGATCCGGGCGATCGACGCCGTCCAGGACATGGGAAAGCCGGCGGTGTCCCTCCTGGACCGGATCATCGCCCAAGGTCAGCAGCAGGGCGTTCTTCGGCCGGAGGTCACCGCGCTCGACACCCACCTGCTGATCAGCTCGTACTGCGTGTTCCAGATCGCGAACCAGTACACGTTCAGCCATCTCTTCGACCCGGAGTTCACCTCGCCTGAGCGCCGGGAACAGATGCGGACCCTCATCGGCGACGCTGTGCTCGCCTGGGCGCGCGCCGCATGA
- a CDS encoding bifunctional sugar phosphate isomerase/epimerase/4-hydroxyphenylpyruvate dioxygenase family protein: protein MRTSIATVCLSGSLTEKLHACAAAGFDGVEIMDTDLTMAYESPEEIRALCDRLGLRIEMFQPFRDFEGVAPALLEDNLRRARAKFEVMEKLGTELVLVCSNAATATVDDDAEIAAQLGQLADLAAEYGIRVAYEALAWGRHVNDYRHAWRLVRMADRPNLGACLDSFHILARGHDPAQIEEFDGEKIFFLQLADAPLLSMDVLSWSRHHRLFPGEGGFPLTDFLGHVLRAGYAGPLSLEVFNDTYRQTEVRSTAAHARRSLAWLADQTSAANGWQHDRLPSSQEPGAVDFTEISAADLTALDETLHQLGFTFRGTHQTKPVRLWTWGQARIILNEQTRAETPRLSGIGLQVQDGEASLRRGLALGAERAFRRTYTGEHDLRALKAPDGTHVYLNDLPAENSWIPEFHGGQQDPRQEGRVDHINLSYRWHDFEEAVLFFHSVLGLRADVGENVAGPEGLVRSQVMRTADKTLRLPLNLAPPTASMPPRHIAVHCQDIIGIAQRARDNGLTFLQVPGNYYRDLQARTGLDPTLLGQLQRLDLLYDADETGEFIHFYTPTFGDLFLEVVERIDGYDGYGAPNAPIRLAAQRRPR, encoded by the coding sequence ATGCGAACTTCCATCGCCACCGTGTGCCTCTCCGGCAGCCTCACGGAAAAGCTGCATGCCTGCGCGGCCGCAGGCTTCGACGGCGTCGAGATCATGGACACAGACCTCACCATGGCCTACGAGTCCCCGGAGGAGATCAGGGCGCTCTGCGACCGCCTGGGCCTGCGGATCGAGATGTTCCAGCCCTTCCGGGACTTCGAGGGGGTCGCTCCCGCACTGCTTGAGGACAACCTGCGTCGGGCCCGCGCCAAGTTCGAAGTGATGGAGAAGCTCGGCACCGAGCTGGTGCTGGTGTGCAGCAATGCGGCCACCGCGACGGTGGACGACGACGCTGAGATCGCCGCCCAGCTGGGACAGCTCGCCGACCTCGCCGCCGAGTACGGCATCCGCGTGGCCTACGAGGCCCTTGCCTGGGGGCGGCACGTCAACGACTACCGGCACGCCTGGCGTCTGGTCCGAATGGCCGACCGCCCGAACCTCGGAGCCTGCCTGGACAGCTTCCACATCCTGGCCCGCGGCCACGACCCGGCGCAGATCGAAGAGTTCGACGGCGAGAAGATCTTCTTCCTCCAGCTCGCAGACGCGCCCCTGCTGAGCATGGACGTCCTCTCCTGGAGCAGGCACCACCGACTCTTCCCCGGAGAAGGCGGGTTCCCGCTCACAGACTTCCTCGGACATGTCCTTCGCGCCGGCTACGCCGGTCCGCTGTCCCTCGAGGTCTTCAACGACACCTACCGGCAGACCGAAGTCCGCAGCACCGCGGCCCACGCGCGCCGCTCCCTGGCCTGGCTGGCCGACCAGACCTCCGCGGCCAACGGCTGGCAGCACGACCGCCTCCCCTCTTCCCAGGAGCCTGGCGCCGTGGACTTCACGGAGATATCGGCAGCCGACCTCACCGCTCTGGATGAGACCCTGCACCAGCTCGGCTTCACCTTCCGAGGCACCCATCAGACCAAGCCCGTCAGACTGTGGACCTGGGGCCAGGCCCGCATCATCCTCAATGAGCAGACACGCGCCGAGACTCCCCGCCTCAGCGGAATCGGCCTGCAGGTCCAGGACGGCGAAGCCTCACTCCGCCGGGGACTCGCCCTCGGCGCCGAGCGCGCATTCCGGCGGACCTACACCGGCGAGCATGACCTCAGAGCGCTGAAAGCGCCCGACGGAACCCACGTCTATCTCAACGACCTCCCCGCGGAGAACAGCTGGATCCCCGAGTTTCACGGCGGCCAGCAGGATCCCCGGCAGGAGGGGCGGGTGGACCACATCAACCTCTCGTACCGCTGGCATGACTTCGAAGAGGCGGTCCTGTTCTTCCACAGCGTCCTGGGCCTGCGCGCCGACGTCGGGGAGAACGTCGCGGGCCCGGAGGGGCTCGTCCGGAGTCAGGTGATGCGCACCGCCGACAAGACTCTGCGACTGCCCCTCAACCTCGCGCCGCCCACCGCCTCCATGCCGCCTCGGCACATCGCGGTGCACTGCCAGGACATCATCGGCATCGCCCAGAGGGCCAGGGACAACGGCCTCACCTTCCTGCAGGTCCCAGGCAACTATTACCGCGACCTGCAGGCCCGCACGGGCCTCGACCCCACGCTCCTGGGCCAGCTGCAGCGGCTCGATCTGCTCTATGACGCCGATGAGACCGGCGAGTTCATCCACTTCTATACGCCCACGTTCGGGGACCTGTTCCTCGAGGTCGTGGAGCGGATCGACGGCTACGACGGCTACGGCGCCCCGAACGCGCCCATCCGCCTGGCGGCCCAGCGCCGGCCTCGCTGA
- a CDS encoding TRAP transporter large permease codes for MSLVILGAAIAVLLILRVPVAFAFLGPSLAYMLMTGQSAGTSLRQVTDATQSFPLLAVPLFVFLGSLANHAGLADKLFRFAMAALARVRGNLGYVTVGGSVGFSWMSGSAVADAAALGKVQIPAMLRNGYSRRFATGLSASSSLIAPVMPPSIPAVIYAGLAAASTGALFAASVVPALLMAAGLCVVVFIMVRRQPNLTAGQFDMAELLASVRGVLLPAVTPVIILGGILGGLFTPTEAAGVAVVYVLLIAVATRSLSWHGFLASVRETVITTAGIMLIVAAAALLGHILARERLPQMLTELLFGLTESPIVFLLLISLLMLVLGTVIDATAILVLVVPILLPIAGQYGIDPINLGLVLIMSLMIGLLTPPVGTALFVTASVSETRVGEVFRGALPFAVPAVVVLLLVILIPDVILFLPGVLDL; via the coding sequence ATGAGCCTGGTGATCCTCGGCGCGGCCATCGCCGTCCTCCTGATACTCCGAGTGCCCGTGGCCTTTGCCTTCCTCGGCCCCTCTCTGGCCTACATGCTCATGACGGGACAGTCCGCCGGGACCAGCCTCCGGCAGGTGACGGATGCGACGCAGAGCTTCCCGCTCCTGGCGGTGCCCCTGTTCGTCTTTCTCGGCTCACTGGCCAACCACGCTGGCCTTGCCGACAAGCTCTTCCGGTTCGCCATGGCCGCTCTGGCGAGGGTTCGGGGAAACCTCGGCTACGTCACGGTGGGCGGCAGCGTCGGGTTCTCCTGGATGTCGGGATCTGCTGTGGCCGACGCCGCGGCTCTGGGCAAGGTCCAGATCCCCGCCATGCTCCGCAACGGCTACAGCCGCCGCTTCGCCACCGGCCTCTCAGCGTCCTCCTCCCTGATCGCTCCCGTCATGCCTCCTTCGATCCCCGCGGTGATCTATGCGGGCCTCGCCGCAGCCTCCACCGGCGCGCTCTTCGCCGCCTCGGTGGTTCCGGCGCTGCTGATGGCAGCCGGCCTCTGCGTGGTGGTCTTCATCATGGTCCGCCGGCAGCCGAACCTTACGGCCGGGCAGTTCGACATGGCCGAACTCCTCGCATCCGTCCGAGGCGTCCTTCTGCCGGCGGTGACCCCCGTCATCATTCTCGGCGGCATCCTGGGCGGGCTGTTCACCCCCACGGAGGCTGCCGGCGTCGCCGTGGTCTACGTGCTGCTGATCGCAGTGGCCACGCGCTCTCTGAGCTGGCACGGCTTCCTCGCCTCCGTACGCGAGACCGTGATCACCACTGCCGGCATCATGCTGATCGTCGCCGCCGCCGCTCTGCTGGGACACATCCTGGCCAGGGAGCGTCTCCCCCAGATGCTCACCGAGCTGCTCTTCGGCCTCACCGAGTCTCCGATTGTGTTCCTGCTCCTGATCTCCCTGCTGATGCTGGTGCTCGGCACGGTGATCGACGCGACCGCCATTCTCGTCCTGGTCGTCCCGATCCTGCTGCCGATCGCGGGCCAGTACGGGATCGACCCGATCAACCTCGGGCTGGTGCTCATCATGTCCCTGATGATCGGCCTGCTGACGCCGCCTGTGGGCACAGCGCTCTTCGTGACGGCATCAGTATCGGAGACCAGGGTCGGCGAGGTCTTCCGCGGCGCGCTGCCCTTCGCGGTCCCCGCCGTGGTCGTCCTGCTTCTGGTGATCCTGATCCCCGACGTCATCCTCTTCCTGCCGGGGGTGCTTGACCTGTGA
- a CDS encoding DctP family TRAP transporter solute-binding subunit, whose product MRTPQQSSRPAPRTPRLTALGAAAAIPALALTGCGGNADADPEALSLTLAHSYNDGQPMVDCGVSTIEEEVNGADAGLAIETYGASSLGGDTDRIADVTSGDIDIDIQGASALGSVYEPISVFDAAYAFDDVEHLSAFMASGASDEVITDFYETTGIHTLGAWSAGSRHFTANDPIRQPADLSGLQIRFPASPQYLMNAEALGADATEVAFEEIYLSLQQGAVDGQENPTNIIAADNIDEVQDYVSLTAHQQNTNLVIIGSVWDELDDEQQEVLTAAVDQAVDQVTECIADQEEEILDEWRSAGSPEVVDDVDVDAFRDQAFSYLEESFDEESLAVFEAIRGEGE is encoded by the coding sequence ATGCGCACACCGCAGCAGTCCTCCCGCCCCGCCCCACGCACGCCCCGCCTCACCGCCCTGGGGGCCGCCGCCGCCATCCCGGCGCTGGCGCTCACCGGCTGCGGCGGCAATGCCGATGCCGACCCGGAAGCCCTCAGCCTCACACTGGCCCACAGCTACAACGACGGTCAGCCCATGGTCGACTGCGGGGTCAGCACCATTGAGGAGGAGGTCAACGGCGCCGACGCGGGCCTCGCCATCGAAACCTACGGGGCATCCTCCCTGGGCGGCGATACTGATCGCATAGCCGATGTGACCTCAGGCGACATCGACATCGACATCCAAGGGGCCTCCGCGCTCGGATCCGTCTATGAGCCCATCAGCGTGTTCGATGCCGCCTACGCGTTCGACGACGTCGAGCACCTTTCGGCCTTTATGGCGAGCGGGGCCTCCGACGAGGTCATCACCGACTTCTACGAGACCACCGGCATCCACACGCTGGGCGCCTGGTCAGCCGGCTCCAGACACTTCACCGCCAACGACCCCATCCGCCAGCCCGCTGACCTCTCCGGGCTGCAGATCCGGTTCCCGGCCTCTCCCCAGTACCTCATGAACGCTGAGGCGCTGGGCGCCGACGCCACCGAAGTGGCCTTCGAGGAGATCTACCTCTCCCTGCAGCAGGGCGCCGTGGACGGTCAGGAGAACCCCACCAACATCATCGCCGCAGACAACATCGATGAGGTGCAGGACTACGTGAGCCTCACCGCCCACCAGCAGAACACCAACCTCGTGATCATCGGAAGCGTCTGGGATGAGCTGGACGACGAGCAGCAGGAGGTCCTCACCGCCGCTGTGGACCAGGCCGTGGACCAGGTCACCGAGTGCATCGCTGACCAGGAGGAGGAGATCCTGGACGAATGGCGCAGCGCAGGCTCCCCCGAGGTCGTGGACGATGTCGATGTCGATGCGTTCCGCGACCAGGCATTCTCCTATTTGGAGGAGAGCTTCGACGAGGAGTCCCTCGCCGTCTTCGAAGCGATCCGAGGAGAAGGAGAATAG
- a CDS encoding TRAP transporter small permease, which produces MEVTVPDPVQGHSPEPGTPTPRSRRAHDAITRLELAFGSLMLLMILALVFAQAAQRHLPVPSAAWTGEISRFGLAWLTFALAGVLITLRGHITLEVLDILPQPRLVRFVQIFALVITAVIAAGLAREALTLVQTQGMLRSPVLRMPMSWFYVPVLLGMISTVIRSLLGAWTVFKHGPYLSAGTNAPASAPGAAEEKIA; this is translated from the coding sequence ATGGAGGTTACCGTGCCGGACCCCGTCCAAGGCCATTCCCCCGAGCCTGGCACCCCCACGCCGCGCTCACGGCGAGCTCACGACGCCATCACCCGCCTTGAGCTGGCGTTCGGCTCGCTGATGCTGCTGATGATCCTCGCACTGGTGTTCGCCCAGGCTGCTCAGCGTCACCTGCCCGTGCCCTCCGCCGCATGGACGGGCGAGATCTCACGGTTCGGGCTGGCATGGCTCACCTTCGCGCTGGCAGGAGTCCTGATCACCCTGCGCGGCCACATCACCCTCGAAGTCCTGGACATCCTTCCCCAGCCCCGGCTTGTCCGCTTCGTACAGATCTTCGCCCTGGTGATCACGGCGGTCATCGCCGCCGGGCTGGCACGAGAGGCGCTCACGCTCGTCCAGACCCAGGGCATGCTTCGCTCCCCCGTGCTGCGCATGCCGATGTCCTGGTTCTACGTGCCCGTCCTGCTGGGCATGATCAGCACCGTCATCCGGTCCCTGCTCGGAGCGTGGACTGTCTTCAAGCACGGGCCATACCTCTCCGCAGGCACGAACGCCCCGGCGTCCGCTCCCGGTGCGGCTGAGGAGAAGATCGCATGA
- a CDS encoding shikimate dehydrogenase: MSTAYLGRSILAGLIGYGVGPSMTPPLHEREGSRHGFRYVYRTIELPPSKDAPRRLKHLLDLCRELRFDGLNITFPAKQTVLPLLDELAPTAQLVGAVNTVIFREDGTSLGHNTDVTGFRASLDDSLADRPCGRTVLLGAGGAGSAAAHALVSRGAETLTIVDVDRAKVEDLVSGLKRAHGFSAAAAAPDDLPALLRSAEGIVNATPFGMAHHPGTPFDTSLVKAEQWVADVVYRPVRTELLLQADARGAFTISGLGMAMNQAAEAFEIFTGEPADRAAMLTDLHEMVAAEAAADRATTH; the protein is encoded by the coding sequence GTGAGCACCGCATATCTCGGCCGCAGCATCCTCGCCGGCCTGATCGGATACGGGGTCGGCCCCTCCATGACCCCTCCCCTGCATGAGCGGGAAGGCTCCCGGCACGGCTTCCGATACGTGTACCGGACCATTGAGCTCCCGCCCTCGAAGGATGCTCCGCGGCGCCTGAAGCACCTGCTGGACCTGTGCCGGGAGCTGCGCTTCGACGGTCTGAACATCACTTTCCCGGCCAAGCAGACGGTGCTGCCGCTGCTGGACGAGCTCGCCCCGACGGCGCAGCTGGTCGGGGCGGTCAACACGGTGATCTTCCGGGAGGACGGCACAAGCCTCGGCCACAACACGGACGTCACCGGATTTCGGGCCTCTCTGGATGACTCTCTGGCCGACCGTCCCTGCGGACGAACTGTCCTCCTCGGGGCAGGCGGGGCCGGCTCTGCGGCTGCCCATGCCCTGGTGTCCCGCGGGGCCGAGACCCTCACCATCGTCGACGTGGACCGGGCCAAGGTTGAGGATCTGGTCTCGGGCCTGAAGCGTGCCCACGGATTCAGCGCGGCAGCCGCTGCTCCGGACGATCTTCCTGCTCTGCTGCGCTCAGCGGAGGGCATCGTCAACGCCACTCCCTTCGGCATGGCCCACCACCCTGGCACACCGTTCGACACCTCCCTCGTCAAGGCTGAGCAGTGGGTCGCCGATGTGGTCTACCGGCCGGTCCGGACCGAACTCCTCCTCCAAGCAGATGCTCGGGGAGCCTTTACGATCTCCGGCCTCGGCATGGCCATGAACCAGGCCGCCGAGGCGTTCGAGATCTTCACCGGTGAGCCTGCCGATCGCGCAGCCATGCTCACCGACCTCCATGAAATGGTTGCCGCCGAGGCAGCCGCCGACCGTGCAACGACGCACTGA